One Fundidesulfovibrio terrae genomic window carries:
- the nadA gene encoding quinolinate synthase NadA, translating into MTTNTREHQFIEDMRQKLGKRLVILAHHYMSDAVARHADYTGDSLELSRRIPDLDAEYIVFCGVFFMAETAAILAKPGQKVFIPEMNSRCVMSDMAPAWLAERVLDTLAEGGLSVTPLTYVNSSAAVKALVGSRGGSVCTSANAKTMLTWALAKGPHTLFLPDFRLGFNAADWIGLPKEDRHIVDVREHGRAVNLDKARRAKLLLWPGQCVIHSRFKPETIRKARAESPGCLVVVHPECHPNTVALADACGSTSFIIKFVAEAPEGSVIYVGTEFNLVNRLADKYRGVKDVRPLLYSTCSNMEKVTEPNLAKLLADLDEAPTVQVDEALKDPAKLALTRMLEACAR; encoded by the coding sequence ATGACGACCAATACCCGCGAGCACCAATTCATCGAGGACATGCGCCAGAAACTCGGCAAGCGCCTGGTGATCCTTGCGCACCACTACATGTCCGACGCCGTGGCTCGCCACGCCGACTACACGGGCGACTCCCTGGAGCTGTCGCGGCGCATCCCGGACCTGGACGCCGAATACATCGTGTTCTGCGGCGTGTTCTTCATGGCCGAAACCGCCGCCATCCTGGCCAAACCCGGCCAGAAGGTGTTCATCCCGGAGATGAACTCGCGCTGCGTCATGTCCGACATGGCCCCGGCCTGGCTTGCCGAGCGGGTGCTGGACACCCTGGCCGAGGGCGGGCTTTCCGTGACGCCGCTGACCTATGTGAACTCCTCGGCGGCTGTGAAGGCGCTGGTGGGCTCGCGTGGAGGCTCGGTGTGCACCTCGGCCAACGCCAAGACCATGCTGACCTGGGCGCTGGCCAAGGGTCCGCACACGCTCTTTCTCCCGGACTTCCGCCTGGGCTTCAACGCGGCGGACTGGATCGGCCTGCCCAAGGAGGACCGCCACATCGTGGACGTGCGCGAGCACGGCCGGGCGGTCAACCTGGACAAGGCCCGCCGGGCGAAGCTCCTGCTCTGGCCCGGGCAATGCGTCATCCATTCGCGATTCAAGCCTGAGACCATCCGCAAGGCGCGAGCCGAATCGCCCGGCTGCCTGGTTGTAGTGCACCCCGAGTGCCACCCCAACACCGTGGCCCTGGCCGACGCCTGCGGCTCCACGTCGTTCATCATCAAATTCGTGGCCGAGGCCCCCGAGGGTTCGGTGATCTACGTGGGCACGGAGTTCAACCTGGTGAACCGGCTGGCCGACAAGTACCGGGGCGTCAAGGATGTGCGGCCGCTGCTCTACTCCACCTGCTCCAACATGGAGAAGGTGACCGAGCCCAATCTGGCGAAGCTGCTGGCCGACCTGGACGAAGCCCCCACCGTGCAGGTGGACGAAGCCCTCAAGGACCCGGCCAAGCTGGCCCTCACCCGGATGCTGGAAGCGTGCGCCAGGTGA
- the nadC gene encoding carboxylating nicotinate-nucleotide diphosphorylase: MLPAPFIMTTFDDFFTGPARDYLIRAVDLALEEDGPDLTAKAVFARGDRLAARIVAKEDSLVAGLPIADMVLARMGILGVTECEYPAKDGDAVPAGTLVGLFTGPAVGLLKAERVILNFLCHLSGIANLTARYVAALSGSRTQLLDTRKTLPGLRYPEKYAVLVGGGLNHRRTLAEMLMLKDNHIDRAGGIPQAVAAVRRAYPQGSPPLEVECRSLNEVRQAVELRPNRIMLDNMTMDQMREALAMIPQGIETELSGGVSLEALPELGALGADFISVGRVTHSAPYADFSMQIGVAAPSGPAPSSRNRSA, encoded by the coding sequence ATGCTACCCGCCCCTTTCATCATGACCACCTTCGACGACTTCTTCACCGGCCCCGCCCGCGACTACCTCATCCGGGCCGTGGACCTGGCCCTGGAAGAGGACGGACCAGACCTGACCGCCAAGGCGGTCTTCGCCCGGGGCGACCGGCTCGCCGCGCGCATCGTCGCCAAGGAGGACTCCCTGGTGGCGGGCCTGCCCATCGCGGACATGGTGCTCGCCCGCATGGGCATCCTGGGCGTGACCGAATGCGAGTACCCGGCCAAGGACGGGGACGCGGTCCCAGCGGGCACGCTGGTGGGCCTGTTCACCGGCCCGGCCGTGGGGCTCCTCAAGGCCGAACGGGTTATCCTCAACTTCCTCTGCCACCTCTCGGGCATCGCCAACCTGACGGCCCGCTACGTCGCGGCTCTTTCGGGCTCGCGCACGCAGCTTTTGGACACGCGAAAGACCCTGCCGGGGCTGCGTTACCCGGAGAAGTACGCCGTGCTCGTGGGCGGCGGCCTGAACCACCGGCGCACCCTGGCCGAGATGCTCATGCTCAAGGACAACCACATCGACCGGGCCGGAGGCATCCCCCAGGCCGTGGCCGCCGTGCGCCGCGCCTATCCACAAGGCTCGCCCCCCCTCGAGGTGGAATGCCGCAGCCTTAACGAGGTGCGCCAGGCCGTGGAGCTTCGGCCCAACCGCATCATGCTCGACAACATGACCATGGACCAGATGCGCGAAGCCCTGGCGATGATCCCCCAAGGCATCGAGACCGAACTGAGCGGCGGCGTGAGCCTGGAGGCCCTGCCGGAACTCGGCGCGCTCGGGGCGGATTTCATATCGGTGGGGCGCGTCACCCATTCCGCGCCTTACGCCGATTTCAGCATGCAGATAGGTGTTGCGGCCCCCTCCGGGCCCGCGCCGTCCTCAAGAAACCGTTCCGCATAA
- a CDS encoding potassium channel family protein — protein sequence MRTSRLYIFGSLFLLALTGGTFGFHLVEGVGLFDSFYFSIITMSTVGYGDIHPWTTGGKLIAICLVFAGVGTFVGVVESVAESVFSVKEERAKREKRNMIRGIFFSDVGLDLLSRIVPADPARDGLYGRLDVNASWDRKRFKKAAKLLDAHVFTLDASQVDLHAVRALLREKSDLLLRLLENPSIGEHEAFSDTLRAIYHLRDEILCRPEDLSTLPASDLKHLGGDLSRVYSYISGQWLAYVRYLKESYPYLFYLAVRTNPFNPEASPIVKE from the coding sequence ATGCGCACCTCCCGCCTCTACATTTTCGGTTCGCTCTTTCTCCTGGCATTGACCGGGGGCACCTTCGGCTTTCATCTCGTGGAGGGCGTGGGGCTCTTCGATTCCTTCTATTTCTCCATCATCACCATGAGCACCGTGGGCTACGGGGACATCCACCCCTGGACCACCGGCGGCAAGCTCATCGCCATATGCCTGGTGTTCGCGGGAGTGGGCACGTTCGTGGGCGTGGTGGAGTCCGTGGCCGAGTCGGTCTTTTCCGTGAAGGAGGAGCGCGCCAAGCGCGAGAAGCGCAACATGATCCGGGGGATCTTCTTCTCCGACGTGGGCCTGGACCTGCTCTCCCGCATCGTGCCCGCCGACCCGGCCCGGGACGGGCTCTACGGCAGGCTGGACGTGAACGCCTCCTGGGACAGGAAGCGCTTCAAGAAGGCCGCCAAGCTGCTGGACGCCCACGTCTTCACTTTGGACGCCTCGCAAGTTGACCTTCATGCCGTGCGCGCGCTTCTGCGCGAGAAGTCGGACCTTCTGCTGCGCCTGCTGGAAAATCCCAGCATCGGTGAGCACGAGGCGTTCTCCGACACTTTGCGGGCCATCTACCACCTGCGAGACGAGATCCTCTGCCGCCCCGAGGACCTCTCCACCCTGCCCGCAAGCGACCTCAAGCACCTGGGCGGGGACCTGTCGCGGGTCTACTCCTACATCAGCGGCCAGTGGCTGGCCTACGTGCGCTACCTCAAGGAGTCCTACCCCTACCTGTTCTACCTGGCGGTCAGGACGAATCCGTTCAACCCGGAGGCCAGCCCCATCGTGAAGGAATAA
- a CDS encoding YciI family protein, translating to MQDQKTYLMLFKAKRDDFVKTMTAEEKALMEEHAAHCRGLAARDRIVLMGVCPDGAYGVMVFRADSDEEARRFFDEDPAVKAGVVHPELHPFVTVFPFQHQE from the coding sequence ATGCAGGACCAAAAGACCTACCTGATGCTCTTCAAGGCCAAACGCGACGACTTCGTCAAGACCATGACCGCCGAGGAGAAGGCCCTCATGGAAGAGCATGCCGCCCATTGCCGAGGGCTGGCGGCCCGCGACAGGATCGTTCTCATGGGAGTCTGCCCGGACGGTGCGTACGGCGTCATGGTGTTCAGGGCGGACTCCGACGAGGAAGCCCGGCGGTTCTTCGACGAGGACCCGGCGGTAAAGGCCGGAGTGGTGCATCCCGAGCTGCATCCGTTCGTCACCGTGTTCCCCTTCCAGCACCAGGAGTAG
- a CDS encoding replication-associated recombination protein A, with amino-acid sequence MPPLAHAIRPESFEEFTGQGHVISRLTTMLKAPRLPSILFYGPPGCGKSTLAILLAKTKGSPYVRVSAPEAGLATLRTLIEGKEILILDELHRFSKAQQDFFLPLLENGDITLLATTTENPSFSVTKQLLSRLHVMRLRALSHGEMMLVARRGTEALKLDLPQESLDILSFMSGGDARTFLNLLEFTAQLPPEKRDPKELKHNLPEQVMRGDRDADQHYELVSAFIKSIRGSDPDAALYYLACMLESGEDPRFVCRRLILSSSEDIGLADPRALPLAVACQQAVEMVGMPEGFIPLAETTVYLALAPKSNSTYAAYLAARKEVTTQGMRPVPLHLRNPSAKLQRQWGFGEGYKYPHAYPGSWVEQEYLPEGLSGLRFYQDKDQGEEPKLAARLKGLKKK; translated from the coding sequence ATGCCACCTTTAGCCCACGCTATCCGGCCGGAGTCCTTCGAGGAATTCACCGGCCAGGGCCACGTCATCTCCAGGCTCACGACCATGCTCAAGGCCCCGCGCCTGCCGAGCATCCTGTTCTACGGCCCGCCGGGGTGCGGCAAGTCCACCCTGGCGATCCTCCTGGCCAAGACCAAGGGCAGCCCGTACGTCCGGGTCAGCGCCCCGGAGGCGGGGCTGGCCACCCTGCGCACCCTCATCGAGGGCAAGGAAATCCTCATCCTGGACGAGCTGCACCGCTTCTCCAAGGCCCAGCAGGACTTCTTCCTGCCGCTTCTGGAGAACGGCGACATCACCCTGCTGGCAACCACCACCGAGAATCCGTCCTTCTCAGTGACCAAACAGCTGCTCTCGCGCCTGCACGTCATGCGCCTGCGGGCGCTGTCCCACGGGGAGATGATGCTGGTGGCGCGGCGCGGCACGGAGGCCCTTAAGCTCGACCTGCCCCAGGAGAGCCTGGACATTTTGTCCTTCATGTCCGGCGGCGACGCCAGGACGTTTCTGAACCTGCTGGAATTCACGGCCCAGCTGCCGCCGGAAAAACGCGACCCCAAGGAACTCAAGCACAACCTGCCCGAGCAGGTCATGCGCGGCGACCGGGACGCGGACCAGCACTACGAGCTGGTCTCGGCCTTCATCAAATCAATCCGGGGCTCGGACCCGGACGCGGCCCTGTACTACCTGGCCTGCATGCTGGAATCCGGCGAGGACCCGCGCTTCGTGTGCCGCAGGCTGATCCTGTCCTCCTCCGAGGACATCGGCCTGGCCGACCCGCGCGCCCTGCCCCTGGCCGTGGCCTGCCAGCAGGCCGTGGAGATGGTGGGCATGCCCGAGGGGTTCATCCCCCTGGCCGAGACCACGGTGTACCTGGCCCTGGCTCCCAAGAGCAATTCCACCTACGCCGCCTACCTGGCCGCGCGCAAGGAAGTGACCACCCAGGGCATGCGGCCGGTGCCGCTGCACCTGCGCAACCCTTCGGCCAAGCTGCAGCGGCAGTGGGGCTTCGGCGAGGGCTACAAATACCCCCACGCCTACCCGGGCAGTTGGGTGGAGCAGGAATACCTCCCCGAGGGCCTCTCCGGGCTTCGCTTCTACCAGGACAAGGACCAGGGCGAGGAGCCCAAGCTGGCCGCCCGGCTCAAAGGGCTCAAAAAGAAATAG
- a CDS encoding diguanylate cyclase gives MKAWILAAEAFTVYGLVLWSHSLRHRFGLAFFYALLGSLTAIMSWITDAGVAVQLGDVTFLVGSTVFYTSLLLGVFVVYVFDGPRATRVAILTVVGVSALVPLISLVLHMQTHLSSTKPLAYVPIPSLRINLASVATTLADLLFLAVCWEYLHGRLRSVPLMAKAFLTLLGVMWLDVILFNSGAFLGESSYVSIMSGTLVSRLIISCFAAPILWAYLGWQNSIAGVYMPHRPVFAILQELSELRVELQTAQEEIQRRKEAEISLARSEKRYRQLIVNASEPIAVIQNDLYLLHNARLLELTGLSDDDLQRASFSDFVHPGDRDRVMTLAYAAIKHAGKPQSVEFRALTATGHPMTVQANLVGIDWDGHGAFLMFLHDVTERRQTERRLMAEATLDELTGVLNRRGFTERFEAAADRLARDGKSYCVLYLDVDNFKPFNDEHGHATGDAVLKAVAGAVTTHVREEDLIGRMGGDEFTVLLSGADGREAGIVASRILESVRASCLGVEDKPLSVTVSIGHAQYDPEHPVSAFELLDQADQALLEAKRLGGDQVRPQ, from the coding sequence ATGAAAGCCTGGATTCTCGCCGCCGAAGCCTTCACGGTCTACGGCCTCGTGCTGTGGTCCCATTCCCTGCGCCACCGTTTCGGGCTGGCCTTCTTCTACGCGCTGCTTGGCAGCCTTACGGCCATCATGTCCTGGATAACGGACGCGGGCGTGGCGGTGCAGTTGGGGGACGTCACCTTCCTGGTTGGCTCCACGGTCTTCTACACCTCGCTTTTGCTCGGCGTGTTCGTGGTCTACGTGTTCGACGGCCCCCGGGCCACGCGGGTGGCCATCCTCACTGTGGTGGGGGTCTCGGCCCTGGTGCCGCTCATATCGCTCGTGCTGCACATGCAGACCCACCTTTCCAGCACCAAGCCCCTGGCCTACGTCCCCATACCCAGCCTGCGCATCAATCTGGCCAGCGTGGCCACCACCCTGGCGGACCTGCTCTTCCTGGCCGTGTGCTGGGAATACCTGCACGGCAGGTTGCGCTCCGTGCCGCTGATGGCCAAGGCGTTCCTGACGCTTCTGGGCGTGATGTGGCTGGACGTCATCCTGTTCAACTCCGGCGCGTTCCTGGGCGAGAGCTCCTACGTCTCCATCATGAGCGGCACGCTGGTGAGCCGGCTCATCATCTCCTGCTTCGCCGCGCCTATCCTGTGGGCGTACCTGGGCTGGCAGAACAGCATCGCGGGCGTGTACATGCCCCATCGCCCGGTGTTCGCCATCCTGCAGGAGCTCTCCGAGCTGCGTGTGGAGCTCCAGACCGCCCAGGAGGAGATCCAGCGCCGCAAGGAGGCCGAGATCTCCCTGGCGCGCAGCGAGAAGCGCTACCGGCAGCTCATCGTCAACGCCAGCGAACCCATCGCCGTCATCCAGAACGACCTCTACCTGCTGCACAACGCCCGATTGCTCGAGTTGACGGGCTTGAGCGACGACGACCTGCAGCGGGCCAGTTTCTCCGACTTCGTCCATCCGGGCGACCGTGACCGGGTCATGACCCTGGCCTACGCGGCCATCAAGCACGCGGGCAAGCCCCAGAGCGTCGAGTTCAGGGCGCTCACCGCCACCGGCCATCCCATGACCGTGCAGGCCAACCTGGTGGGCATCGACTGGGACGGGCACGGAGCGTTCCTGATGTTTTTGCACGACGTCACCGAGCGGCGCCAGACCGAACGCAGGCTCATGGCCGAGGCCACCCTGGACGAGCTGACCGGCGTGCTCAACCGCCGGGGATTCACCGAACGCTTCGAGGCCGCCGCCGACCGGCTCGCCCGCGACGGCAAGAGCTACTGCGTGCTCTACCTGGACGTGGACAACTTCAAGCCCTTCAACGACGAACACGGCCACGCCACCGGCGACGCCGTGCTCAAGGCCGTGGCCGGGGCCGTGACGACCCACGTGCGGGAGGAAGACCTGATCGGGCGCATGGGCGGGGACGAATTCACCGTGCTGCTCTCCGGGGCGGACGGCCGGGAAGCCGGGATCGTGGCGAGCCGCATCCTCGAATCCGTCCGGGCATCCTGCCTGGGGGTGGAGGACAAGCCCCTGAGCGTCACCGTGAGCATCGGCCACGCCCAGTACGACCCCGAACATCCGGTCTCGGCCTTCGAACTTCTCGACCAGGCGGACCAGGCCCTGCTCGAAGCCAAACGCCTGGGTGGCGATCAAGTCAGGCCGCAATGA
- a CDS encoding 16S rRNA (uracil(1498)-N(3))-methyltransferase, with protein sequence MARLDSFFLPPESWAPPFRLEGDEARHLAKVLRLGPGARVRCFDGQGREGLFTVESVKGGVTLCLESESFVPAPTHETWLALGWNKSTRRGWLLEKAVELNATGIQFFEASRSQGGMPKAPKDTWLAQMVAGAKQCGNSWLPRLEMVQGGAAGVIERTADFDSRMLLWESPDVRRGLARRDLTAPGRRVFLLGPEGGLTSAEASLFQDAGFTAVTLGPRPLRWETAALLCLGLSWWGANTENE encoded by the coding sequence ATGGCCAGACTCGACTCCTTCTTTCTCCCGCCCGAATCCTGGGCCCCCCCCTTCCGCCTGGAAGGCGACGAGGCGCGCCATCTCGCCAAGGTGCTGCGCCTGGGCCCCGGCGCGCGGGTGCGCTGCTTCGACGGCCAAGGCCGCGAGGGTCTCTTCACCGTCGAATCGGTCAAGGGCGGCGTGACGCTCTGCCTCGAATCCGAATCCTTCGTCCCCGCCCCCACCCACGAGACCTGGCTGGCGCTCGGCTGGAACAAGTCCACGCGGCGCGGCTGGCTTCTGGAAAAGGCCGTGGAGCTTAACGCTACGGGCATCCAGTTCTTCGAGGCATCGCGCAGCCAGGGCGGCATGCCAAAGGCCCCCAAGGACACCTGGCTGGCCCAGATGGTTGCCGGGGCCAAGCAGTGCGGCAATTCCTGGCTGCCCCGGCTGGAGATGGTCCAGGGCGGCGCGGCGGGGGTCATTGAACGCACGGCGGATTTCGACTCGCGGATGCTCCTCTGGGAATCGCCGGACGTCCGGCGAGGACTCGCCCGGCGGGACTTGACCGCGCCGGGGCGGCGTGTTTTCCTTCTAGGCCCCGAAGGAGGGCTGACCAGCGCCGAAGCCTCCCTCTTCCAGGACGCCGGATTCACCGCCGTGACCCTGGGGCCCAGGCCTCTGCGCTGGGAAACGGCCGCCCTTCTGTGCCTGGGACTCAGCTGGTGGGGGGCGAACACCGAAAACGAGTGA
- the gcvT gene encoding glycine cleavage system aminomethyltransferase GcvT, producing the protein MEKLFITPLNGWHKANGAKMVPFAGWEMPVQYSGIIAEHQHCRTKACIFDICHMGEFSLKGAGAKDALARAVTQNLETLAPGKCRYGFLLSTEAGVLDDLIVYRLAEDEFMLVVNGACIDSDFAAIKSRLPGTLAFENISDATAKIDLQGPKSYEVLCRLLPGDWSKLGYFSFVKAAFEGAEIIVSRTGYTGELGYEFYLPSEKAQALWEKLAADPEVIPAGLGARDTLRLEMGYPLYGQDLDTKHTPVEAGYEGMLTSTADYVGKDKVFTVREKLVALSIEGRRSARHHDKVCLPGGEEVGVVTSGSFSPTLGHSIALAFVKASAADSADFVVKAAKAELPAKKTELPFYKGATARTKLA; encoded by the coding sequence GTGGAAAAGCTCTTCATCACGCCGCTCAATGGCTGGCACAAGGCCAACGGGGCCAAGATGGTCCCCTTCGCCGGATGGGAAATGCCCGTGCAATATTCCGGCATCATCGCCGAACACCAGCACTGCCGCACCAAGGCCTGCATCTTCGACATCTGCCACATGGGCGAGTTCAGCCTCAAGGGCGCCGGAGCCAAGGACGCCCTGGCCCGCGCCGTCACCCAGAACCTGGAGACCCTGGCCCCGGGCAAATGCCGCTACGGCTTCCTGCTCAGCACCGAGGCCGGCGTGCTGGACGACCTCATCGTCTACCGCCTGGCCGAGGACGAGTTCATGCTGGTGGTGAACGGAGCCTGCATCGACTCCGACTTCGCGGCCATCAAGTCCCGCCTGCCCGGTACGCTCGCCTTCGAGAACATCTCCGACGCCACTGCCAAGATCGACCTGCAGGGCCCCAAGTCCTATGAGGTGCTGTGCCGCCTGCTGCCCGGGGACTGGTCCAAGCTCGGCTACTTCAGCTTCGTGAAGGCCGCATTCGAGGGCGCGGAAATCATCGTCAGCCGCACCGGCTACACCGGGGAGCTGGGCTACGAGTTCTACCTGCCCTCGGAAAAGGCCCAGGCCCTGTGGGAGAAGCTGGCCGCCGACCCCGAGGTGATCCCGGCCGGGCTCGGCGCGCGCGACACCCTGCGCCTGGAGATGGGCTACCCCCTCTACGGGCAGGACCTGGACACCAAGCACACCCCGGTCGAGGCCGGATACGAGGGCATGCTGACCTCCACCGCCGACTACGTGGGCAAGGACAAGGTCTTCACCGTGCGCGAGAAGCTGGTGGCCCTCTCCATCGAGGGACGCCGCAGCGCGCGGCACCACGACAAGGTCTGCCTGCCCGGCGGCGAGGAAGTGGGCGTGGTGACCAGCGGATCGTTCTCGCCCACGCTGGGGCATTCCATCGCCCTGGCGTTCGTGAAAGCCTCCGCCGCCGACTCGGCCGACTTCGTGGTCAAGGCGGCCAAGGCGGAACTGCCCGCGAAAAAGACCGAACTGCCCTTCTACAAGGGCGCCACGGCCAGGACCAAGCTGGCGTAG